From Micromonospora sp. NBC_01699, a single genomic window includes:
- a CDS encoding SMP-30/gluconolactonase/LRE family protein: protein MRLTEPTPWSDDRFELGEGARWVDGRLVLVDLLAGRLLETTGDAPAPLRELRRLDAPLGAVAPIAGQPGDWLAATGTGIAVLTGTDGYRRIADLESGNPAPARMNDAIADPHGRFWAGSMAYDSTPGAGTLYRYAGAGAPVPVVTGLTIANGPAFDAGGTTMYLADTPRGEVDRFTVAPRTGDLSGREPFVRLTAAEGLPDGMTVDAAGHLWIALWGGYAVRRYRPDGTLDRELRLPTAQPTSVCLGGPNLTRLFITTAHQTLTTPHRIDGALLAIDTTTPGLPTHPATLR, encoded by the coding sequence ATGCGGCTCACCGAGCCGACCCCGTGGAGCGACGACCGGTTCGAGCTGGGCGAGGGAGCCCGCTGGGTGGATGGCCGACTGGTCCTGGTCGACCTGCTCGCCGGCCGGCTGCTGGAAACCACCGGCGACGCCCCCGCTCCGCTGCGGGAACTCCGGCGGCTGGACGCCCCGCTCGGCGCGGTGGCGCCGATCGCCGGGCAGCCCGGCGACTGGCTGGCCGCCACCGGGACCGGCATCGCCGTGCTCACCGGCACCGACGGTTACCGGCGGATCGCCGACCTGGAGAGCGGCAATCCCGCACCCGCCAGGATGAACGACGCGATCGCCGACCCGCACGGCCGCTTCTGGGCCGGCAGCATGGCGTACGACAGCACCCCCGGCGCCGGCACCCTCTACCGGTACGCGGGCGCTGGCGCACCGGTCCCCGTGGTCACCGGCCTGACGATCGCCAACGGGCCCGCGTTCGACGCCGGCGGCACCACCATGTACCTCGCCGACACCCCTCGCGGCGAGGTGGACCGGTTCACCGTCGCCCCGCGTACCGGGGACCTCTCCGGCCGGGAGCCGTTCGTGCGGCTCACCGCCGCCGAGGGCCTGCCGGATGGCATGACGGTCGACGCGGCCGGCCACCTCTGGATCGCCCTCTGGGGCGGGTACGCCGTCCGCCGCTACCGCCCCGACGGCACCCTCGACCGCGAACTGCGCCTACCAACCGCCCAACCCACCAGCGTCTGCCTGGGTGGCCCGAACCTGACCCGCCTGTTCATCACCACCGCCCACCAGACCCTCACCACCCCCCACCGGATCGACGGCGCCCTCCTGGCCATCGACACCACCACCCCCGGCCTCCCCACCCACCCCGCCACCCTTCGTTGA
- a CDS encoding VWA domain-containing protein has translation MTPPYPFSAVVGLAELRLALLLNAVSPAIGGVLVRGEKGTAKSTIVRALAALLPDVDVVPGCRFACDPANPDTDCPDGPHEPGAAAQRRRATLVELPVGATEDRVVGTLDLQRALADGIKAYEPGLLAAAHRGVLYVDEVNLLPDHLVDLLLDAAAMGRAHVERDGVSVKHAARFLLVGTMNPEEGEPRPQLVDRFGLVVAVTAPREAAPRAEVVRRRLAYETDPVGFAARWVDEDAVLAGRIAVARRRLPSVRLPDRELDRIATICLGYGVDGLRADIVVARTAVALAAWHDRDVVSADDVAAAARLALPHRRRRDPLDPPGTDQEKLEELLREHAADTDPEPDPPAGPDDDPDAGPSDGPPQGPAGGPPPGGPDGGPETPDRSDGHDGPPPPATGPEQTGQDEPVGQDEQPAPEQQKPSAGNQPTVAATSPYRTRALAVRGRGTGAHTGRRSPAYARRGRVVGSRLPAGRLTSLHLPATLLATARRGARTVTPADLREAVHVGREANLVLFVVDASGSMAARRRMGVVKTAVLSLLRDAYQRRDKIGMITFRGTGASTVLEPTASHEVGVLRLAELRTGGRTPLAAGLRQAARTLESERRRDPRRRPLLVVVTDGRATSGPDPLTVVPSLAAVASVVVDCESGPIRLGLARRLATALDADCVPLDALHTLGKAA, from the coding sequence ATGACCCCGCCGTACCCGTTCTCCGCCGTCGTCGGCCTGGCCGAACTGCGACTGGCCCTGCTGCTCAACGCCGTCTCCCCGGCGATCGGCGGGGTGCTGGTCCGGGGCGAGAAGGGCACCGCGAAGTCGACCATCGTCCGGGCGCTCGCCGCGCTGCTGCCCGACGTCGACGTGGTGCCCGGCTGCCGGTTCGCCTGCGACCCGGCCAACCCGGACACCGACTGCCCGGACGGCCCGCACGAACCGGGCGCGGCCGCCCAGCGGCGCCGCGCCACCCTGGTCGAACTGCCGGTCGGCGCCACCGAGGACCGGGTCGTCGGCACCCTCGACCTGCAACGCGCCCTCGCCGACGGGATCAAGGCGTACGAGCCGGGGCTGCTCGCCGCCGCCCACCGGGGAGTGCTCTACGTCGACGAGGTGAACCTGCTGCCGGACCACCTGGTGGACCTGCTGCTCGACGCCGCCGCGATGGGGCGGGCGCACGTCGAACGGGACGGGGTGTCGGTCAAGCACGCCGCCCGGTTCCTGCTCGTCGGCACCATGAACCCGGAGGAGGGCGAACCCCGCCCCCAGCTGGTGGACCGGTTCGGGCTGGTCGTCGCGGTGACCGCGCCCCGCGAGGCGGCACCCCGGGCCGAGGTGGTCCGCCGGCGGCTGGCGTACGAGACGGATCCGGTGGGCTTCGCGGCGCGCTGGGTCGACGAGGACGCCGTACTCGCGGGGCGGATCGCGGTCGCCCGCCGACGGCTGCCCTCGGTACGGCTGCCCGACCGGGAACTGGACCGGATCGCCACCATCTGCCTCGGGTACGGGGTGGACGGGCTGCGCGCCGACATCGTGGTGGCCCGTACGGCGGTGGCGCTCGCCGCCTGGCACGACCGCGACGTGGTGAGCGCCGACGACGTGGCCGCCGCCGCCAGGCTGGCCCTGCCGCACCGCCGCCGCCGGGACCCGCTCGACCCGCCCGGCACCGACCAGGAAAAGCTCGAAGAACTGCTGCGTGAGCACGCCGCCGACACCGATCCGGAGCCCGACCCGCCGGCCGGACCGGACGACGATCCCGACGCCGGCCCGTCCGACGGCCCGCCGCAGGGACCAGCCGGTGGCCCGCCACCGGGCGGACCCGACGGTGGCCCGGAAACGCCGGATCGGTCCGATGGGCACGACGGGCCGCCACCGCCGGCAACCGGACCGGAGCAGACCGGCCAGGACGAGCCGGTCGGCCAGGACGAGCAGCCCGCACCGGAGCAGCAGAAGCCGAGCGCCGGGAACCAGCCCACGGTCGCGGCGACGAGTCCGTACCGGACCCGCGCGCTGGCGGTACGCGGACGAGGTACCGGTGCGCACACCGGTCGCCGCTCCCCGGCGTACGCCCGGCGGGGTCGGGTGGTCGGGTCCCGGCTGCCGGCCGGCCGGCTGACCAGCCTGCACCTGCCCGCCACCCTGCTCGCCACGGCCCGGCGCGGCGCCCGCACGGTCACGCCTGCGGACCTGCGCGAGGCGGTGCACGTCGGGCGGGAGGCGAACCTGGTGCTGTTCGTGGTGGACGCCTCCGGGTCGATGGCGGCGCGTCGCCGGATGGGGGTGGTGAAGACCGCCGTGCTGTCGCTGCTGCGCGACGCCTACCAGCGGCGGGACAAGATCGGCATGATCACGTTCCGGGGCACCGGGGCGAGTACGGTGCTGGAGCCGACGGCCAGCCACGAGGTCGGCGTGCTGCGGCTGGCCGAACTGCGCACGGGTGGCCGTACCCCGCTCGCCGCCGGCCTGCGTCAGGCGGCCCGGACCCTGGAGTCCGAACGCCGCCGCGACCCGCGCCGGCGGCCGCTGCTGGTGGTGGTGACCGACGGTAGGGCGACCAGTGGGCCCGACCCGCTGACCGTGGTGCCGTCGCTGGCCGCCGTCGCCTCGGTGGTGGTCGACTGCGAGTCCGGGCCGATCCGGCTCGGCCTGGCCCGGCGCCTGGCCACCGCCCTGGACGCCGACTGCGTCCCGCTGGACGCGTTGCACACTCTCGGAAAGGCGGCCTGA